The Pirellulaceae bacterium genome includes a region encoding these proteins:
- the gatB gene encoding Asp-tRNA(Asn)/Glu-tRNA(Gln) amidotransferase subunit GatB codes for MSDLPYEIIVGLEVHVQLATKTKLFCRCSTQFGADPNTQTCPVCTGTPGALPVMNRHAFELSLETALALNCDIPRFTKWDRKQYYYPDLPKGYQISQFDLPMSEKGWLEISDPKDAFAPKIVRITRAHLEEDAGKSMHDEAAGKADTRIDLNRTGTPLLEIVSEPDMRSPMEAKAYLTELRLLLTYLGVSDCNMQEGSLRVDANINLGVETSEGEIRTPIVEVKNVNSFRAVERALAYEAERQFSEWQDSGHKIGDVPKQTRGWDDQAQVTRGQRSKEESSDYRYFPDPDLVPIVVTEEQIAAVRAKQSELPAALRKRMQDEYALSHYDADVMVNHGRDLVDYFVCVADRSNDPKRAANWMHQDVMRTLNEQGISIADFPVSADSLAELLLSVNNGELDGSRSRDVFQQMLSAGQDRVTAMKSLGIEKVDDSVLVDLCRSLLEANPKVVSDVQDGKMQAVGALIGQAKKKNPNVNPGQVREICLQLIQEMTS; via the coding sequence ATGAGCGACCTTCCCTACGAAATCATTGTCGGGCTTGAAGTTCACGTCCAACTTGCGACGAAAACAAAATTATTCTGTCGCTGTAGCACTCAGTTCGGAGCTGATCCGAACACCCAAACTTGCCCGGTTTGCACAGGGACGCCCGGGGCACTGCCGGTTATGAATCGACACGCCTTTGAATTGTCTTTGGAAACTGCATTAGCGCTCAACTGCGACATCCCTCGATTCACAAAATGGGATCGCAAGCAGTATTACTATCCCGATTTACCTAAGGGATATCAGATCAGTCAGTTTGATCTGCCGATGTCTGAAAAGGGCTGGCTCGAAATTAGTGATCCCAAGGATGCTTTTGCGCCGAAAATAGTCCGAATCACTCGCGCTCATCTGGAAGAAGATGCTGGCAAGAGCATGCATGATGAGGCGGCTGGTAAAGCGGATACACGCATCGATCTAAATCGTACGGGTACTCCGCTGCTCGAAATTGTCAGTGAGCCCGACATGCGTTCGCCCATGGAGGCAAAGGCGTATTTGACCGAGTTGCGATTGTTGCTCACCTACCTCGGCGTGTCTGATTGCAACATGCAAGAAGGCAGTCTGCGGGTGGATGCCAATATCAATTTGGGGGTTGAAACATCCGAGGGTGAGATTCGTACACCCATCGTCGAAGTGAAAAACGTAAACAGTTTTCGCGCCGTCGAGCGGGCGCTCGCTTATGAAGCCGAGCGACAGTTTTCGGAATGGCAGGATTCGGGCCACAAGATCGGTGATGTCCCCAAACAGACTCGCGGGTGGGACGATCAGGCACAAGTCACGAGAGGCCAACGAAGTAAAGAGGAATCGAGCGATTATCGCTACTTTCCCGATCCGGATCTCGTTCCTATTGTCGTCACTGAGGAGCAGATAGCTGCCGTTCGGGCAAAACAATCCGAGCTGCCGGCCGCACTCCGAAAGCGAATGCAGGATGAGTATGCTCTCTCGCACTACGACGCCGACGTGATGGTTAACCACGGACGCGACTTAGTTGACTACTTCGTCTGTGTGGCCGACCGTTCGAACGATCCCAAGCGAGCGGCGAATTGGATGCACCAGGACGTCATGCGAACCTTGAATGAACAAGGAATCTCGATCGCAGATTTTCCAGTCTCCGCGGATTCGCTCGCCGAATTGTTGCTCTCCGTGAATAATGGCGAGTTGGATGGTAGCCGATCGAGGGATGTCTTTCAGCAGATGTTATCGGCGGGTCAGGATCGAGTCACTGCGATGAAATCGCTCGGAATCGAAAAAGTCGACGATTCGGTACTGGTCGATTTGTGCCGCTCTCTGCTGGAAGCAAATCCGAAGGTTGTTTCGGACGTTCAAGATGGAAAAATGCAGGCCGTCGGCGCACTGATCGGTCAGGCAAAAAAGAAAAATCCGAACGTGAATCCTGGCCAGGTGCGTGAAATCTGTCTGCAGTTGATCCAAGAAATGACATCCTGA
- a CDS encoding 6-carboxytetrahydropterin synthase, giving the protein MFRVTRQIDFCYGHRLLQYDGKCKHLHGHNGRAVISIENDKLDSLGMVLDFSEIKQVVSRWIDESLDHRMILHRDDPAIPFLTELGEPMYLVDENPTAENIAKLIFDFAREHGFPVVQVDLWETRSCYASYVGAKK; this is encoded by the coding sequence ATGTTTCGCGTCACGCGGCAAATCGATTTCTGCTACGGACACCGCTTGCTTCAGTACGATGGCAAATGCAAGCACCTCCACGGCCATAATGGCCGGGCGGTGATTTCAATCGAAAACGACAAGCTTGACTCGCTGGGCATGGTGTTGGATTTTTCTGAAATCAAGCAGGTTGTCAGCCGCTGGATCGACGAAAGCCTCGATCACCGCATGATTCTCCACCGAGATGACCCAGCGATACCATTTCTGACAGAATTGGGCGAACCGATGTATCTGGTCGATGAAAATCCGACCGCTGAAAACATCGCGAAACTGATCTTTGATTTCGCCCGAGAACACGGTTTCCCTGTGGTTCAAGTCGATTTGTGGGAGACCCGCAGCTGCTATGCCAGCTATGTGGGCGCAAAAAAGTAG
- a CDS encoding SAM-dependent chlorinase/fluorinase, protein MLITLLTDFGEGSQYVAQMKGVILGLHSEARIVDVSHSVPPQAIRQAGRRLDAIVDAFPANSCHLVVVDPGVGTKRHVLLAHLHDQFFIAPDNGVLTAVMERWRPDWVRVIDQPRFWRKPVSSTFHGRDIMAPVAAYLGEGVPAAELASEVDDWVSDPNCQPRVSTNRIEATIVEIDSFGNLITNVGQDCLPTDGRSISISLLDGSKIERVSTYGDRGVGCRVALIGSGGDLEIAIVNGNAARLLQAKLGDSVLISW, encoded by the coding sequence ATGTTGATCACATTGCTGACTGATTTCGGTGAGGGCAGCCAATACGTCGCCCAAATGAAGGGCGTGATTCTTGGTCTTCATTCAGAGGCGCGGATTGTGGATGTCAGTCATTCCGTGCCGCCGCAAGCAATCCGGCAAGCAGGCCGGCGACTCGACGCAATCGTCGATGCTTTTCCTGCCAACAGTTGCCATCTAGTCGTAGTGGATCCGGGAGTCGGAACAAAACGGCATGTGTTGCTGGCACATCTGCACGACCAGTTCTTTATCGCGCCCGACAATGGTGTGCTTACCGCTGTGATGGAACGCTGGCGACCTGATTGGGTTCGCGTTATTGATCAGCCGAGATTTTGGAGAAAGCCCGTTTCATCGACGTTTCATGGTCGAGATATCATGGCACCCGTCGCAGCCTATCTTGGGGAGGGCGTTCCCGCAGCAGAACTGGCTTCTGAGGTCGATGATTGGGTTAGCGACCCCAACTGTCAGCCCCGAGTGTCCACGAATCGAATTGAAGCGACGATTGTCGAAATTGATAGTTTCGGCAATCTGATCACAAATGTTGGCCAAGATTGCTTGCCCACCGATGGTCGGTCGATTTCTATCAGCTTGCTGGATGGGAGCAAAATCGAACGCGTCTCGACCTACGGTGATCGCGGGGTTGGCTGTCGGGTGGCGTTGATCGGTTCGGGGGGCGATCTCGAGATCGCGATCGTGAATGGGAACGCGGCCCGACTGCTGCAGGCAAAGCTAGGCGATTCCGTCCTGATTTCCTGGTGA
- a CDS encoding inositol monophosphatase family protein has protein sequence MSAEAAISARLQFARLAAKQAGRLVMGHYDQDVAVERKSDNSPVTIADREAEQLIRRLVAEEFPDDGVLGEEFGEQPGISGFRWILDPIDGTKSFIAGVPLFGTMVGVEFEGQCIIGVVEFPALDQRIYAARGQHAWWQIGEQRAMKTHVSAVDRLADGLYVTSEVRSFAERDAMLVHEQLEAASWYSRTWGDCYGYYLLVTGRAVVMLDPVVSLWDTAALYPILKEAGATVTDWKGNDSYTSGELLATNGAVFDEVLTIIANAR, from the coding sequence ATGAGTGCGGAAGCGGCAATCTCTGCTCGCTTGCAATTCGCCCGTCTCGCGGCGAAACAAGCTGGTCGCTTGGTCATGGGACACTATGACCAAGATGTCGCGGTGGAACGAAAGTCCGACAACAGTCCCGTGACGATTGCCGATCGCGAGGCTGAACAGTTGATTCGTCGGCTGGTTGCTGAGGAGTTCCCAGACGACGGCGTACTGGGAGAGGAATTTGGCGAGCAGCCTGGCATCAGTGGCTTTCGGTGGATTCTGGATCCGATCGATGGCACCAAATCCTTCATCGCGGGTGTGCCGTTGTTCGGCACGATGGTCGGTGTCGAGTTTGAAGGGCAGTGCATCATTGGCGTTGTCGAGTTTCCAGCATTAGACCAGCGAATTTATGCGGCCCGTGGACAGCACGCTTGGTGGCAGATCGGCGAGCAGCGGGCAATGAAGACTCATGTTTCCGCAGTTGATCGACTCGCCGACGGTTTGTATGTAACCTCCGAGGTCCGCTCCTTTGCCGAGCGAGATGCAATGTTGGTGCATGAGCAGTTGGAAGCCGCTTCCTGGTACAGTCGCACTTGGGGCGACTGTTATGGCTACTATCTGTTGGTGACGGGCCGAGCTGTGGTCATGCTCGATCCGGTTGTCAGTCTGTGGGATACGGCCGCGTTATATCCCATTCTCAAGGAAGCAGGCGCCACCGTGACCGATTGGAAGGGCAATGATTCGTATACGTCAGGTGAGCTCTTGGCCACCAATGGTGCCGTCTTTGACGAGGTGCTCACGATCATTGCCAACGCCCGTTGA
- a CDS encoding Asp-tRNA(Asn)/Glu-tRNA(Gln) amidotransferase subunit GatA: MSITNLSAIDLRQQIADRKLSSVEVTQAFLDRIAQVDDQVKAFLQVDAERALDQARQVDRRLANGETVGCLGGVPVAVKDLLCTQGSVTSCASKMLSEFRPPYNATVVQKLADSGGVLIGKTNLDEFAMGGSTESSAFHQTCNPWDTSRVPGGSSGGAAATVAGSMAPLSVGTDTGGSIRQPSAYCGVVGLKPTYGRVSRYGLVAFASSLDQIGPLAWSVEDVALLLEAIAGHDKRDSTSAQRTVPAYTQTVSQPLKGLRLGFPKEHFEAGLDDQVAAQVNAAMDVYRSLGAEICEISLPHSRYAIAAYYIIAPSEASSNLARYDGAHYGFRTDEQKMLRELKQQRRELEAAGQHDAAGDLDSPLVRMYRRTRAEGFGAEVKRRIMLGTYALSSGYYDAYYLKALKVRRLIRQDFDQVFEKVDFIIGPVTPTPAFKLGAMANDPLSLYLQDLYTVSANLAGITSISVPCGFTNENLPVGLQLQAPPFEEERLLQAANMYQRETDWHSRRPSLS; the protein is encoded by the coding sequence ATGTCTATCACGAATCTTTCGGCCATCGACCTTCGCCAGCAAATTGCCGACCGTAAGCTATCCTCCGTCGAAGTCACGCAGGCATTTCTGGATCGCATTGCTCAAGTGGATGACCAGGTGAAAGCCTTTCTGCAGGTTGACGCCGAGCGGGCACTCGACCAAGCGCGTCAGGTCGATCGGCGGCTTGCGAATGGCGAGACGGTGGGTTGCCTGGGAGGGGTCCCTGTTGCGGTCAAGGATCTCCTTTGTACGCAAGGAAGTGTGACAAGTTGTGCGTCGAAAATGTTGAGTGAGTTTCGACCGCCCTACAACGCGACGGTCGTGCAGAAATTGGCCGACTCCGGTGGTGTTTTAATCGGTAAGACGAACTTGGACGAGTTCGCGATGGGCGGATCAACGGAGAGCTCGGCTTTCCATCAAACGTGTAATCCATGGGACACGTCACGCGTGCCTGGTGGTTCCAGCGGTGGCGCGGCAGCAACTGTTGCTGGGAGCATGGCGCCACTTTCTGTTGGTACGGATACGGGCGGATCAATTCGGCAGCCGTCTGCTTATTGTGGTGTTGTCGGGCTGAAGCCGACCTATGGCCGTGTCAGTCGCTATGGACTGGTCGCGTTTGCGAGTAGTCTTGATCAGATTGGCCCGCTGGCTTGGTCGGTAGAGGATGTTGCTCTCTTGTTGGAAGCGATTGCCGGCCACGACAAACGCGATTCGACATCGGCGCAGCGCACCGTACCGGCCTACACGCAAACCGTCAGTCAGCCGCTGAAGGGGCTACGATTAGGTTTTCCGAAAGAACATTTCGAAGCCGGGCTAGATGATCAAGTTGCTGCTCAAGTTAACGCCGCGATGGATGTTTATCGAAGTTTGGGCGCCGAGATCTGCGAGATTTCTCTGCCACACAGTCGATATGCCATTGCTGCGTACTATATCATCGCTCCGAGTGAAGCCTCGAGTAACTTGGCCCGATATGATGGAGCGCATTACGGCTTTCGAACGGATGAGCAAAAGATGTTGCGAGAGTTGAAGCAGCAACGTCGTGAACTCGAGGCAGCCGGCCAGCATGATGCGGCGGGTGATCTTGATTCTCCACTCGTTCGTATGTATCGCCGGACTCGGGCTGAGGGATTTGGTGCTGAGGTCAAACGCAGGATCATGTTGGGAACCTACGCCTTAAGTTCCGGCTATTACGATGCCTATTATCTCAAAGCCTTGAAAGTGCGACGACTCATCCGGCAGGACTTCGATCAAGTATTTGAGAAGGTTGATTTCATTATTGGTCCGGTGACGCCGACACCTGCTTTTAAATTGGGTGCCATGGCAAACGATCCACTGTCGCTTTATTTGCAGGATCTTTACACCGTCAGTGCCAATCTGGCCGGTATCACCAGTATCTCAGTGCCGTGTGGGTTTACGAACGAAAACTTGCCTGTCGGGCTGCAATTGCAGGCTCCTCCGTTTGAGGAAGAACGGTTATTGCAAGCAGCGAATATGTATCAACGCGAGACGGATTGGCATTCGCGGAGGCCCTCGTTGTCATGA
- the rpmB gene encoding 50S ribosomal protein L28 produces the protein MARECQICGKRAQMGNSVETRGKAKYLGGVGTKVTGITRRKFKPNLQKVKVALNGGGAKAMQVCTQCLRSGAVRKAVKRAPFKLNPAETKLSASS, from the coding sequence ATGGCTCGGGAGTGTCAGATCTGCGGAAAACGTGCCCAGATGGGGAATAGCGTGGAAACACGCGGTAAGGCCAAGTATCTGGGGGGGGTCGGTACGAAAGTGACGGGAATCACGCGTCGCAAATTCAAGCCTAATCTGCAAAAGGTGAAGGTGGCATTGAACGGCGGCGGAGCGAAGGCGATGCAAGTCTGTACGCAATGTTTGCGGAGCGGTGCTGTTCGAAAAGCTGTCAAGCGGGCTCCGTTTAAGCTAAATCCTGCCGAAACGAAATTGTCCGCCTCTTCTTAA
- a CDS encoding adenosylmethionine-8-amino-7-oxononanoate aminotransferase, with product MSREFTSGNHAHVTSETGILGGSLKGIVVSITDAGDAVTDISIDQLAAVPTDDRVSIMCDGHVTSRIFPADHQQAEMTFLVVQGESGFLELLLVGDSASAFLGFKPGSVVALKW from the coding sequence ATGAGCCGAGAGTTCACAAGCGGCAACCATGCACATGTGACGTCGGAGACAGGTATTTTGGGCGGATCACTGAAGGGTATTGTCGTAAGCATCACGGATGCAGGTGATGCCGTGACGGATATTTCGATCGATCAGTTGGCGGCTGTTCCCACAGACGATCGAGTTTCGATCATGTGTGATGGCCACGTGACGAGTCGCATTTTTCCAGCGGATCACCAGCAGGCCGAGATGACCTTTCTTGTCGTTCAAGGGGAATCCGGCTTTTTAGAGCTATTGCTGGTTGGTGATAGTGCCAGTGCATTTTTGGGGTTTAAGCCTGGCAGCGTGGTTGCCCTTAAGTGGTAG
- the gatC gene encoding Asp-tRNA(Asn)/Glu-tRNA(Gln) amidotransferase subunit GatC → MSLTRQEVEKVALLARLQLTEDELTTMTSQLGQILEYVDQLGQLDTEGVEPMAHAIEMSNVFAEDEVLASLPRDEVLANAPKRDDECYRVPAVLGD, encoded by the coding sequence ATGAGTCTCACTCGCCAGGAAGTCGAAAAAGTGGCCCTCTTGGCTCGTCTCCAACTGACGGAAGACGAGTTAACGACGATGACCAGTCAACTGGGGCAGATTCTTGAATACGTCGACCAACTGGGGCAGCTTGACACGGAAGGTGTCGAGCCGATGGCCCACGCAATCGAGATGAGTAATGTGTTCGCGGAGGACGAAGTTCTCGCGAGTTTGCCGCGTGACGAGGTTTTAGCCAATGCACCCAAACGCGATGATGAGTGTTATCGCGTTCCGGCGGTCCTTGGTGATTGA
- a CDS encoding Rrf2 family transcriptional regulator, with protein MKLSRTVAYAIQATLQLAESDSKNPVPCSRLAAEGAMPERFLLQILRNLVTHGILQSTRGVEGGYTLLRRPDDISVLEVIEAIDGPLGSEVPVSDGLNSESQARLQFALRQVTRTARQQLEAIKLSQIVRSEPSEIAT; from the coding sequence ATGAAACTGTCACGTACAGTAGCGTACGCAATTCAAGCGACGCTCCAGCTAGCCGAGTCAGATAGCAAGAATCCAGTCCCCTGCAGCAGGTTGGCTGCCGAGGGCGCGATGCCGGAGCGATTCTTATTGCAGATTTTGAGAAATTTAGTCACTCATGGGATTCTGCAATCAACGCGGGGCGTCGAGGGAGGGTATACTCTGCTTCGAAGGCCGGACGATATTTCCGTCCTTGAAGTAATCGAGGCGATTGATGGGCCGTTGGGTTCGGAGGTTCCGGTTTCGGACGGGCTCAATTCGGAGTCCCAGGCGCGGCTTCAATTCGCGCTACGGCAGGTGACCCGAACTGCCCGGCAGCAACTCGAGGCGATTAAGTTATCGCAAATCGTTCGGTCGGAGCCGTCCGAAATAGCCACCTAA
- the ccsA gene encoding cytochrome c biogenesis protein CcsA produces the protein MSTIPASQPKVRHAVRTVSQAEALLFRFVVAPLASLKLAVVSFALAIIIILIGTLAQVDRDIWEVMELYFKPWVIRIDAAVFYPRTWFPGLEPATAVRSFACVTLGGSIVAALMTLANAQQIKRAGLIAAIIMAVGVAISVATLKTGGFLFPGGATIGAVMCVNLLAAHTFRFKIRAKGKQFWIGLAVMLLGVGLTWVVIRGGHNSDGFQGEPPISWASLWLCIKIALALSAAGLIVYALLPGNESAVQRIRRRICGGLGLGLAVTSLWLWVSGDGSYMGDSGMRILWQLILGLFAGAVLYFGCLPLFGRRAGVVLLHGGILLMMFGQWFVTQYDVEEQMSMAEGQALNYGQDIRSVELAIIERNSDKFTGQDDVITIPITENGESTAFLQSGKIKDQQLPFDIEVVGYKKSSRVKMKNAEDKSPSDRGRGDMFVAADAQSASGAAGGDVNIASGYFRFVGKDGEELGTVLLSQDQLMMRDGQTIDFSTEEIEVGGKAYDAQLRFVRNYKDYKVELLDVSKDDYIGTTVPRNYSSDIRLTDDSRGVERELTIWMNNPWRYAGETFYQSGWQMDSSGKEYTTLQVVRNQGWMIPYVSCMICLVGLLTHFSGVLVRFLDRHTRVVTTTAQAGRSGERDPSDEHKKQPGSRQTSNPVQWIVPTLVVATAAAILMMTLRSPEPEAGEPNVYAFGNLPIVYQGRVKPYDTLARNSLRVIADTESFKGVLPAKELEEKWDSIETALVEKWPELKGVGLSDYRTGDTLGLVELITEKTDADQYSVMEFVDKQTTERQPATRWLLDVITGSESAIQHKVVRIYHPEVLDLFGLQRRKGYRYAIAELTPKIGEFERQVQQAGEVASKDAGSLSVFQRKLIELDRKLKQFMLLRTAFTPPVLPPLPTEAEFQQDRSLAQNKLLAFKQAVAAHNNRLKSLQPPLSVAPVDSNDLWQSYSGAWPMQFLQTQVLGREPSVPFKAMNELLVSYATADAAGFNSAVKEYRRQLKEDPPQDLQVKSSLLSDFIAKRFGSFYAFETAFNQAAPFLICAIFYVIAFVLLAFGWLGCRTTMNRAAFWLLIFTFIIHTLALGARIYISGRPPVTNLYSSAVFIGWGAVLLALLMEALFRSGIASVIAAVSGFATLLIAHKLAGDGDTFEVLQAVLDTQFWLATHVVTITFGYAATFLAGLLGILYILGGVMTPSLTKARSAEIARMIYGILCFAIFFSFVGTVLGGLWADDSWGRFWGWDPKENGALIIVIWNALILHARWDGMIKERGLAVLSVVGNIVTAWSWFGVNELGVGLHSYGFTEGRLVALAIVVLVHLLIVAVGWLPLTAWWSFRRNGPIRPA, from the coding sequence ATGTCAACGATTCCTGCGTCACAGCCGAAGGTTCGGCACGCTGTTAGAACGGTAAGTCAGGCTGAAGCGCTGTTGTTCCGTTTTGTCGTCGCCCCGTTAGCGTCTCTGAAGCTCGCAGTTGTTTCTTTTGCTTTGGCAATCATCATTATTTTGATTGGAACCCTAGCGCAAGTCGACCGTGATATTTGGGAGGTAATGGAGCTTTACTTCAAGCCTTGGGTCATCCGGATTGACGCAGCCGTTTTCTACCCGCGGACTTGGTTCCCCGGGCTAGAACCCGCAACGGCCGTTCGCAGTTTTGCCTGCGTGACGCTCGGTGGAAGCATTGTGGCGGCGTTAATGACGCTCGCGAACGCGCAGCAAATCAAACGTGCTGGACTGATTGCCGCAATCATCATGGCGGTGGGTGTTGCGATTAGCGTTGCCACGCTGAAGACCGGAGGTTTTCTTTTTCCGGGCGGCGCCACCATCGGAGCCGTGATGTGTGTCAACTTACTGGCTGCCCACACGTTTCGCTTCAAAATACGAGCAAAGGGTAAGCAGTTTTGGATTGGTTTGGCCGTCATGCTGCTAGGTGTGGGGCTGACCTGGGTGGTGATCCGCGGAGGCCACAATTCTGACGGGTTTCAAGGTGAGCCACCGATCTCTTGGGCAAGCCTCTGGTTGTGCATCAAGATAGCGTTGGCCCTCTCGGCTGCTGGACTCATTGTGTATGCCCTTCTGCCCGGCAACGAATCGGCAGTTCAAAGAATTCGGCGTCGAATCTGCGGCGGGCTGGGGCTTGGACTTGCCGTGACATCACTCTGGTTGTGGGTCTCCGGGGACGGCAGCTACATGGGCGATTCCGGGATGCGTATTCTCTGGCAACTCATCCTTGGATTGTTTGCGGGAGCCGTATTGTACTTCGGCTGCTTGCCACTCTTTGGACGTCGCGCGGGGGTCGTGCTTCTGCACGGTGGGATTCTGCTGATGATGTTTGGGCAGTGGTTCGTCACGCAATATGATGTGGAAGAGCAAATGAGTATGGCCGAGGGCCAGGCACTCAATTACGGTCAAGATATTCGCAGCGTCGAACTGGCGATCATCGAACGCAACAGTGACAAATTTACAGGCCAAGACGACGTGATCACCATTCCGATCACTGAGAATGGGGAATCAACTGCCTTTTTGCAGAGCGGCAAAATTAAGGATCAGCAACTGCCATTTGACATTGAGGTAGTCGGCTACAAAAAGAGTTCTCGTGTGAAAATGAAGAATGCCGAGGACAAGTCACCCTCCGATCGAGGCCGCGGTGACATGTTCGTTGCTGCAGATGCTCAATCAGCTTCTGGCGCGGCGGGCGGTGACGTAAATATTGCGTCAGGCTATTTCCGCTTTGTCGGTAAAGATGGTGAGGAGTTAGGAACCGTACTGCTTTCGCAAGACCAACTCATGATGCGAGATGGCCAGACGATTGATTTCAGTACGGAAGAGATTGAAGTTGGTGGCAAAGCCTATGATGCTCAGCTGAGATTTGTCCGAAATTACAAGGACTACAAGGTCGAACTGCTTGATGTGAGTAAGGACGATTACATTGGAACGACGGTTCCTCGTAATTATTCTTCGGACATCCGGCTGACTGATGATTCGCGGGGTGTTGAACGCGAATTGACGATCTGGATGAACAATCCTTGGCGGTATGCGGGTGAAACTTTCTATCAAAGCGGCTGGCAAATGGATTCGTCGGGCAAGGAATACACGACGTTGCAGGTGGTGCGAAATCAAGGCTGGATGATTCCCTATGTCTCTTGCATGATCTGTCTTGTCGGCCTGCTCACTCACTTCTCAGGAGTGCTGGTCAGATTTCTCGATCGGCATACCCGTGTCGTGACGACAACCGCTCAAGCCGGCCGGTCGGGTGAGCGAGATCCAAGCGATGAACACAAAAAGCAGCCCGGATCCAGGCAGACTTCGAATCCTGTCCAGTGGATTGTTCCAACGCTCGTGGTTGCAACCGCGGCGGCCATTCTGATGATGACATTGCGCTCCCCGGAGCCAGAAGCAGGAGAGCCCAATGTTTATGCTTTTGGGAATCTCCCCATTGTCTACCAGGGGCGGGTTAAGCCGTACGATACTCTGGCGCGTAACAGCCTGCGAGTGATTGCCGATACCGAGAGTTTCAAAGGGGTGCTGCCTGCCAAGGAACTCGAAGAAAAATGGGATTCAATTGAGACCGCTCTGGTGGAAAAATGGCCTGAGCTCAAGGGGGTGGGTCTGTCTGATTATAGGACAGGTGACACGCTCGGTCTTGTCGAACTGATTACTGAAAAAACAGACGCTGATCAATATTCGGTGATGGAGTTTGTCGATAAGCAAACGACCGAGCGGCAACCAGCCACGCGTTGGTTGCTCGATGTGATTACCGGTTCCGAGAGTGCAATCCAGCATAAGGTGGTACGTATTTACCATCCCGAGGTGTTGGATTTGTTTGGTTTGCAACGTCGTAAGGGTTATCGGTATGCGATTGCGGAGCTAACTCCAAAAATCGGCGAGTTTGAACGGCAAGTGCAACAGGCTGGCGAAGTGGCGTCCAAAGATGCTGGTTCGCTGAGTGTGTTTCAGCGGAAGTTGATCGAGTTAGACCGGAAGCTGAAGCAATTTATGTTGCTTCGAACCGCATTTACGCCGCCAGTCTTACCGCCGTTGCCGACGGAAGCCGAATTTCAGCAAGATCGAAGCTTGGCACAAAATAAACTGCTTGCTTTTAAGCAAGCAGTTGCTGCCCATAACAACCGGCTCAAGAGCCTTCAACCACCTCTGTCCGTCGCGCCTGTCGATTCGAACGATCTTTGGCAGTCCTACTCGGGAGCGTGGCCAATGCAATTCTTGCAAACGCAGGTCCTTGGTAGGGAGCCGAGTGTGCCGTTCAAGGCAATGAATGAATTACTCGTTTCCTATGCGACCGCAGACGCTGCCGGATTTAACTCGGCTGTAAAAGAATATCGTCGACAATTGAAGGAGGATCCGCCGCAGGACTTGCAAGTGAAATCGTCCCTTCTGTCGGACTTTATTGCAAAGCGTTTCGGTTCCTTTTACGCGTTCGAAACAGCCTTCAACCAAGCAGCTCCGTTTCTGATCTGCGCAATTTTTTATGTGATCGCTTTCGTGCTGTTAGCTTTTGGCTGGCTCGGCTGTCGGACGACAATGAATCGCGCGGCGTTTTGGTTGCTGATTTTCACGTTCATTATTCACACGCTGGCGTTGGGAGCACGAATCTACATTTCCGGTCGTCCGCCTGTTACAAATTTGTACTCCTCGGCTGTCTTCATCGGCTGGGGCGCCGTTTTACTGGCTCTTCTGATGGAAGCCCTGTTCCGGAGTGGCATCGCGAGTGTGATTGCGGCTGTTTCCGGTTTTGCGACGCTCCTCATCGCACATAAGTTGGCCGGTGATGGGGATACATTTGAGGTCTTACAAGCTGTGTTGGACACCCAGTTTTGGTTGGCGACGCATGTTGTGACAATTACCTTTGGTTACGCGGCGACCTTCCTGGCAGGGTTGTTAGGGATTCTTTACATTCTTGGTGGGGTCATGACGCCGTCACTGACGAAAGCTCGGAGTGCCGAGATCGCGCGAATGATCTACGGAATCTTGTGTTTTGCAATTTTCTTCAGCTTCGTCGGTACCGTTTTAGGTGGGCTGTGGGCCGACGATTCGTGGGGCCGTTTTTGGGGCTGGGATCCAAAAGAAAACGGAGCCCTGATCATCGTGATCTGGAATGCGTTGATCCTGCATGCCCGTTGGGATGGGATGATCAAGGAACGCGGACTTGCCGTTCTCTCCGTTGTGGGCAATATCGTTACCGCCTGGTCTTGGTTTGGAGTAAATGAGCTGGGAGTTGGTTTGCACTCTTATGGCTTTACTGAGGGTCGACTCGTCGCGCTCGCGATCGTGGTCCTGGTTCACCTGCTGATTGTTGCCGTGGGTTGGTTACCCCTTACCGCTTGGTGGAGTTTTCGACGTAATGGCCCAATTCGACCCGCCTAA